The proteins below are encoded in one region of Leptotrichia sp. OH3620_COT-345:
- a CDS encoding type I restriction endonuclease has protein sequence MEFKDKIEEHVKVIRKYQNEDFKEEQTKMYLIAPFLNLLGYNVFNPDDVIAEFVADIGEKKGEKVDYALKVNGEIEILIETKPMADDLSNHDIQLKRYFHVTKAKIGILTNGVIYKFFTDLEEKNIMDNKPFLSVNFLDLTEDKIPEIRKFSKSNYNPEQILNNAEILKYSNGMKNYLSRQLENPDDDFIKIIAKEVYDGRLMQSKIEGFKVIFKDTFKTFINDYARRKFERVLENSTKENIEVVEEMTEEIEENPEDKIVTTETEMESYFIIKSILGKYTDLDNITFKDTRSYFSILFQNNTRKWICRIFTGVEKIVISFPTDERRDGGAVVEERTQMDSLKELYKFEEKLVEILNKYIEEK, from the coding sequence ATGGAATTTAAGGACAAAATTGAAGAGCATGTAAAGGTTATTAGAAAGTATCAGAACGAAGATTTTAAGGAAGAGCAGACGAAAATGTACTTGATAGCACCATTTTTAAATTTATTGGGATATAATGTGTTTAATCCTGATGATGTTATAGCTGAATTTGTAGCAGATATAGGAGAGAAAAAAGGTGAAAAAGTAGACTATGCTTTAAAAGTAAATGGAGAAATTGAAATTTTAATTGAAACGAAACCTATGGCAGACGATTTAAGCAATCATGATATTCAGCTTAAAAGATATTTCCATGTTACAAAGGCTAAAATAGGAATACTAACAAATGGAGTAATATATAAATTTTTTACGGATTTAGAAGAAAAAAATATAATGGATAATAAACCATTTTTATCAGTAAATTTTTTAGATTTGACAGAAGACAAAATACCCGAAATAAGAAAATTTTCTAAAAGTAATTATAACCCGGAACAAATTTTAAATAATGCTGAAATACTTAAATATTCAAATGGAATGAAGAATTATTTGAGTAGACAACTTGAAAATCCCGATGACGATTTTATAAAAATAATTGCAAAAGAAGTTTATGATGGAAGGTTAATGCAAAGTAAAATAGAAGGTTTTAAAGTTATTTTCAAAGATACTTTTAAAACATTTATTAATGATTATGCGAGAAGAAAGTTTGAAAGAGTATTAGAAAATAGCACTAAGGAAAATATTGAAGTAGTAGAAGAAATGACAGAAGAAATTGAAGAAAATCCTGAAGATAAAATAGTTACAACTGAAACAGAAATGGAAAGTTATTTTATAATAAAATCAATTTTAGGAAAATATACAGACTTAGATAATATAACTTTTAAAGATACAAGAAGTTATTTCAGTATATTATTTCAAAATAACACAAGAAAATGGATTTGTAGAATATTTACAGGGGTTGAAAAAATAGTCATAAGTTTTCCAACAGATGAAAGACGTGATGGTGGTGCTGTAGTAGAAGAAAGAACCCAGATGGATTCTTTAAAAGAATTATACAAATTTGAAGAAAAACTGGTTGAGATATTGAATAAATATATTGAAGAGAAGTAG
- a CDS encoding enterotoxin type A, with protein sequence MFNKYLENQKKEIEYLKIIAKRLESMNKELKEENDRWKGKRQ encoded by the coding sequence ATGTTTAATAAATATTTAGAAAATCAAAAAAAAGAAATAGAATATTTAAAGATCATAGCTAAAAGATTAGAATCTATGAATAAAGAACTGAAAGAAGAAAATGATAGATGGAAAGGAAAAAGACAATGA
- a CDS encoding ERF family protein, with the protein MNIYEKLQKARVELQEMGLKKSGYNKFANFDYFELKDFLPKVNEIFLKLKLFSKFDLLENEGILTIINSENTEEKETFTTPKIVVEMKGQNGLQQIGSTHTYLKRYCYYNALEIIINDETEATIDKDKNKEQTKTQKQKNEKTEKERKENAIKAIIDNISNLTDTEQIEVLNGKELIDLDNMNLNELKIIYKKIEEKKKSE; encoded by the coding sequence ATGAATATATACGAAAAATTACAGAAAGCAAGGGTTGAATTGCAGGAAATGGGACTTAAAAAAAGCGGATATAATAAATTTGCTAATTTTGATTACTTCGAATTAAAAGATTTTTTGCCTAAAGTAAATGAAATATTTTTAAAACTAAAACTTTTTTCTAAATTTGATTTATTAGAAAATGAAGGGATTTTAACCATAATAAATTCAGAAAATACAGAAGAAAAAGAAACTTTCACAACTCCTAAAATAGTTGTAGAAATGAAAGGACAGAATGGATTACAGCAGATTGGTTCTACTCATACATATCTAAAAAGATATTGTTATTACAATGCTCTTGAGATAATCATAAATGACGAGACAGAAGCAACTATCGATAAGGATAAAAACAAAGAACAGACTAAAACACAAAAACAGAAAAATGAAAAAACTGAAAAAGAAAGAAAAGAAAACGCTATAAAAGCTATAATAGACAACATTTCTAATTTAACAGATACAGAACAGATTGAAGTGTTAAATGGAAAAGAATTAATTGATTTAGACAATATGAATTTAAATGAATTAAAAATAATATATAAAAAAATAGAAGAAAAAAAGAAAAGTGAATAA
- a CDS encoding transcriptional regulator, producing MNELIIKSKETITSLELVDLINRLRKEEGNYTELSHNTLLRNIREEIGLKFIVQSSYINSQNKKQPMYILTLKQALRLLTKESRYVRGKVFEYIEKLEKQNEQLKLMLLNRSNSEWLLTRQQGKLTRRSETDRIAELIPYARSQGSKNADKLYIVYSKLTNKLVGIESGMRETIDVETLLYIRKLEDLFSKIMIESMKNKMYYKDIYKECKKLGSQLLKYLTLDIKALRA from the coding sequence ATGAATGAATTGATAATAAAATCAAAAGAAACTATAACAAGCTTAGAGCTTGTAGATTTGATAAATAGATTGAGAAAGGAAGAAGGAAATTATACAGAATTAAGTCATAATACTTTGTTAAGGAATATAAGGGAAGAAATAGGACTGAAATTTATAGTACAGTCCTCATACATAAATTCCCAAAATAAAAAACAACCTATGTATATATTGACTTTGAAACAAGCATTAAGGCTTTTAACTAAAGAAAGTAGATATGTAAGAGGAAAAGTATTTGAATATATTGAAAAGCTTGAAAAACAGAATGAACAATTAAAATTAATGTTACTGAACAGAAGTAACAGTGAATGGCTACTAACAAGGCAACAAGGAAAACTCACAAGAAGAAGCGAAACTGATAGGATAGCCGAACTTATACCGTATGCAAGGTCACAAGGAAGTAAAAATGCTGATAAATTATATATAGTCTATTCAAAATTGACAAATAAACTTGTCGGAATAGAAAGCGGTATGAGAGAAACAATAGATGTCGAAACTCTGCTATATATTAGAAAATTAGAAGATTTATTTTCTAAAATAATGATTGAAAGTATGAAAAATAAAATGTACTACAAAGACATCTATAAAGAATGTAAAAAGTTAGGTTCTCAATTATTAAAGTATCTTACATTAGATATTAAAGCTTTAAGGGCATAG
- a CDS encoding YopX family protein yields MREIKFKIWDKQGNKFLESYDDGYVKIEYVLNTKGELFEWIESSEGGGDFMNELEQKNFIITQYTGVKDKRGKEIYEGDIVILNDSEEEYKCVVKYKYGSYILENRYFTEQLSNCEERFLEVIGNIYENRELLEE; encoded by the coding sequence ATGAGAGAAATTAAATTTAAGATATGGGATAAACAGGGTAATAAGTTTTTAGAAAGTTATGATGACGGATATGTGAAAATAGAGTACGTCTTGAATACCAAAGGGGAATTATTTGAATGGATCGAAAGTTCTGAAGGTGGCGGAGATTTTATGAATGAACTGGAACAAAAAAATTTTATAATAACGCAGTACACAGGCGTTAAAGACAAAAGAGGGAAAGAAATTTATGAAGGGGATATTGTGATACTTAACGACTCCGAAGAAGAATACAAATGTGTTGTTAAATACAAATACGGCAGCTATATATTAGAAAATAGATATTTTACAGAACAGTTATCCAACTGCGAAGAAAGATTTTTAGAAGTAATCGGGAATATTTACGAAAATAGAGAATTACTGGAGGAGTAA
- a CDS encoding DUF739 domain-containing protein gives MNADKLKGKIKEKRFNYKTLANKIGIGETSMTQKLNKKQPLLLREVKRLRKILNLDDKETIEIFFN, from the coding sequence ATGAATGCAGATAAATTAAAAGGGAAAATAAAAGAAAAAAGGTTTAACTATAAGACCTTAGCTAACAAAATCGGAATAGGTGAAACATCTATGACGCAGAAACTTAACAAGAAACAGCCATTACTTTTAAGAGAAGTGAAAAGGTTGAGAAAAATCTTAAATTTAGATGATAAAGAAACAATTGAAATATTCTTCAACTAA
- a CDS encoding site-specific integrase translates to MTIKNKNGSGSIIKIKNKKLRKPYLVRVTVGFDKNGKQDRKSLGYYETKKEAIKVLEEYLFNPYDIDGSNVTFQELFEYFLKMKKGSVSDKTYNSYYFKFNHCKPLHYLLIKDIRTPQLQELVNKINLSSGSKIEIKRFLVMVFEYAVQMEYIPLNRAKPIKIGTHKPVKQKSIFTIEEIKRLWENSDLYNSKMVLFMIYTGLRIGEMANLKKRNVDLINGVIKNMGNKTEKSKNRIIPLHNDILKITKEILEQSSNDYFICIKHKRPTEKHKNTPNSVQTIRVHFLKLMESLGMSHVPHDTRGTLASILEKNNISETIITDLMGHTDIKTTQDYYIQNDIETIKNSINKIKIFN, encoded by the coding sequence GTGACAATAAAAAATAAGAATGGTAGCGGAAGTATCATAAAAATTAAAAATAAAAAGTTAAGAAAACCTTATCTTGTAAGGGTAACTGTAGGATTTGATAAAAATGGAAAACAAGACAGAAAAAGTTTAGGTTATTATGAAACAAAAAAAGAAGCTATAAAAGTTCTGGAAGAATATTTATTTAATCCTTATGACATTGACGGCTCTAATGTAACATTTCAGGAATTATTCGAGTATTTTCTGAAAATGAAAAAAGGGAGTGTATCAGATAAAACTTACAATAGTTACTATTTTAAATTTAATCATTGTAAACCCCTGCATTATTTATTAATAAAAGATATAAGAACTCCTCAATTACAAGAGTTAGTTAATAAAATTAATTTATCGAGTGGAAGTAAAATTGAAATAAAAAGATTTTTAGTTATGGTATTTGAATATGCTGTTCAAATGGAGTATATCCCCTTAAATAGAGCTAAACCTATTAAAATAGGTACCCATAAACCTGTAAAACAAAAATCTATATTTACTATAGAAGAAATAAAAAGATTATGGGAAAATAGTGATTTATATAATTCTAAAATGGTATTATTTATGATATATACAGGTTTAAGAATAGGAGAAATGGCAAACCTTAAAAAAAGAAATGTAGATTTGATTAATGGAGTAATAAAAAATATGGGAAATAAAACTGAAAAATCCAAAAATAGAATTATTCCATTACACAACGACATACTAAAAATAACAAAAGAAATACTGGAGCAATCAAGCAACGATTATTTTATATGCATAAAACATAAAAGACCTACAGAAAAACACAAAAATACTCCTAATAGCGTACAAACAATAAGAGTACATTTTTTAAAATTAATGGAAAGTTTAGGGATGAGTCATGTCCCCCACGACACAAGAGGAACATTAGCGAGTATATTAGAAAAAAATAATATAAGTGAAACTATTATTACTGACTTAATGGGACATACCGATATAAAAACAACACAAGATTATTATATACAAAATGATATTGAAACTATAAAAAACAGTATAAATAAGATAAAAATATTTAACTAA